tctccaaatgaccaacaactggtcccgtgaccaccaagagccggtcccatgctctcttggttggtcattatctctcatacctaggtttatcacctaatgatgaatccatcaatatttcaataaatgatgaaacctgcatttaatcatcgttttttcaccaactctcaaactgagaaccctggtgcgtgctcactcgagcactgggcacccatggacgctcatcatcccatgtggtcggtccctcctcactcatgaccaattttcagcaattcaccaattgatgaaggattgataaaaattagggtttcgaacaaacgctccacgaatcaccattctgagcaagttcaaacacaaaatactgttgattcagcaatcaacatccaaattaataatattcggtaattcaccaatatttttgattaatattttattgggtcatggcactagtaaataattcgtcaaactgagcaatacttactcagttgctcgaatattgatccaaccatcaatgttcagtaattcatcagtagtttgttgaattgagcaacacttgctcagttgcaagccaaaattatcaaattcgtcgagttgagcaaatactttctcaattgctcgacaaactctcaatattcagcaattcgtcgagttgaccaatacttgctcagtcgctctagtaagtaattcattgacatctcagagaactatatattcaatccatgaatcactgagcattcaccacttatgctcgattcaacaaaactagactcacagtctaaatcagtcaacaactgactaactaatacacgtctgccttgcagactccacgattcgtgaaatatcaatcacgtcataaattgggggatatcacttagggttttggtctggcggtctacgtcacgtggattcatccacaacgagaaatgtgcgtaagtcgtgtaaacggttgaaggagttagcaaagtagtggatgcacgatcagtcaagtctccgcacgacatggaactgactttaccacgatctcccactttcccactctttcactcaagaaaccgtcacacttacatggatcagtggtacatcattatggaaatataaataagtctaaatcgaggacatcaggatatcatcaatgatcgattatcatcattatccgtcaacaactcgatataaacttattcacggaactcaacttcagcagttcagcaatattgtagaaaccttcaacacacccacaatccttgatcatcactgatcccacacaactctcatgttccctcctacagatcaacccatctccctctttgcgaccgaattgactctggaacggccattgtcttggtttgtgccagagtcatacagattgatttcccgaatctaagcaccccctttgcagcggtgcatctgaggttcagcagttcgctcggttgtggagtctcgacagcacgctcgactctccactttcctagaaaaccagcaaaccgtttttccccatctacaaatacTTTTTTGCATTTTTATCTATTGCATCCCGAATCATTATTACGATATTTAGTCATGATCTTTGAAACCGAACTGCTTTGTTTATTAAAGGCTGAATTTGTTAGGTTTACTTAAGACAACTATCTAAATTTAGGCGTCATTAAAGTTTTATCAAAATTAAAAACCTACATCCTTGGTAATAATACACCATACGTTCCAAATTACAGTTTGGTGGAAAGCCCGAGTTTCACCATACGTGCCACCAACGATTAAAACTGGGTGTCACCTTTAGCATATTCGCCGTTGTGTGTGAACTCTGTGAAAGGCTATTGCATTTTAAACTTTGCCTGCAAAATTGAAAACTTAGAAATCTTTTGACATACTCAATTATATGCATAGGACGCTTTTGATTAGTTTTTTCGAGCTCGATATGGTTATATCTGTAGTTGCAGAAAAccctacaaccacatccatacaagaatctaAACAATACACTAAGAaatcatgatgaaaatcattCATTTACTTATTAAAATCTTAAGTTGGATACAAGATAAAACAAAGACTTTACTAGCTCTCCAAATAAAcgttctctctcctaatttcttgtctaacacactctCTGAGATCTCTCACATTACATGATATcccttccctttatataggattttacatagtggatgacagctaatagatcccttATTTTCAGAATCACCGTGCATTACAAGCGCTCATATACATTCACTCAATCTTCGCACACTTTATActtcgcacagatcatcacactttactcgtgactgtgCTGACATCATCAAATACGTCATCTCAGTTTTGCTATGTGCGATGATCTTCGCTTATATTAGATGATCTTTGtttcgcatacataatgaatgtgtGATATTTCACTCCTATAATATCTACTTTTACCTGCATGTGTTGTCGTTCTCTCATTTTAGCACGGCAAGTTAAAATTTCATCATGGCATCttccctctctctctctttaaTTAGGATGCTTTTCTCAGAGCAATGTGTTTCTAGGATGTTCATGTGTACCACTACCATGAGCATTTTCCATATGGAACAAAGGCTGCATATGCATAAATAGAGATCTAAAACAGTTGATTTCCTCAAGAAGCGGTCAACCGATAACTACCCATGCAAATTGTCCGGAGAAACATACAATAAACCACCTAAATATGAACTTGGCATTCCTACCTATATAAATCAAACACCCTTGATTTTTCTTCATTAAAAATAATCAAAAACGAAGCATGGCAGAATTCTTTCGATCTCTTTCCACTGCTGCCATTGCATtcctccttcttttctttttctcctcgCACTTTGTTAAATATTCCTGTGCAGAGAAATACTTGTTTGTTCAAGGCAAAGTTTATTGTGATACATGTCGTGCCGCATTTGAGACCGAACTAACTGAATATATTGATGGTAAACTAATGATATCTCTCCCTTTGTTCTTTTACAGTGGCTTTTAGCATTGCATAGAATGTAATCCATTATATATTCATTTCTTAATTAATGATTCGTGcattagatttttcttttttgaaaattaTCTGTTCGGTATATTGTTTTGTATTCGTTGGTTTAATTATTTCTTCTACTGGTTAATGTAGGTGCAATGGTTAAACTAGAATGTCGTGACATTGAAGGAGGTCACATTACATATTCTTTGGAAGGAGTAACCAATTCAACTGGTGTCTATCGACTTCCGGTTCAAGGAGATCATGCGGAAGAAATCTGTGAGGTGTTCCTAGTAAAAAGCCCGCTACCGGACTGCTCAGAAATTCTTAAAGGAGGTGCAAGTGCCCGAGTTCAGATTACTTCCGACGATGGTGTGGCAGACAATACTCGATATGTGAATTCTTTAGGGTTCTTGAAAACAAAAGCTATAGACGGTTGTGTCAATACTCTCCTTGAAATGGATCTACCTCCAGAAGCTATGGTTCCAGAGTCCACCAAAAACTGAGCATTTGGTTAAATTTCTAGGCAGGACTTTTCCTTGTAATCTTGAGTCCATTTTATTGATACATCAAGGCAGAAAATGAATCTTATCCATGGTTGTAATTCATTCACATTTTCTTTCTGTTAGCAAAGGCAATCACCAAAAAGTGCAGATTACAACATCTGAATCATAGACTATGATTTTCTTTCTTACCCCTTCTATTATTTTCGTGTCACAAAATTTTAAGTTACATCAATAGCAAAAAAAGATGTGGAACATTGAGCTAAAAATTACATACTGATACAGATATTACATGCCCCTTAATCTCCCATGCTCTAGCAAAAGGAAGTTAACAAGCTTTATGTTGTTGGTGCAGCTGTGAAAGTACAATGTAACCACTGATCAATGTACAACAGAATTTGCAgaatagaatagatatacttgcAGCATGATAACAGTCTTCGACTGGATAGATTTCAACTGCTATATTAACTAGGTTAAGCGACTGCTGAAGGAATTAAAACATTTTGCCTACTGATTCGAGCTCCTAGGCCATTAAGTTTCATCTCTAGATCTTCATAACCTCTATCAATATGGATTACTCCCTCAACTTCTGTTATCCCTTCTGCAGCCATCCCCGCTAAAACAAGTGAAGCCCCACATCTTAAGTCAGTTGCAGTCACTCTGGAACCATATAAGGTGCTGGAAGATAAACAGAATACAGAGAGAAACTTTCAGAAGACATTTTTGCATAAAATTATCACAAGACTCTCTTTTTCTATCGCATTCACCCGAGATAAACTATTTGCATAAAATACATAATCTCAGAAGAGATTGCTCCAAAAACTTCAACATCTACAAGTAGGAGAGAAGTTTAATGTGCGAATTGTTCGGTATTAAGTGATGCTATTTGATGTCAATGCACGACCCAGTATATTATTTCGAAGTGTTAGCATGGTATGTTGTTATAGGAGAGTGTTATATTCGTTGGGTTGTGACAACACGAAGGTCCCTGACTCAGTTCGAAACTCGTCATCATTCTCACTTCTGCAGACtactcaaaataaaaataaagagtacGGAAATATTGCATACCTTCCCCGCTCCTTTCCATAAATTAGTGCAGTGCTTCCACAAACTTGAATTCGTGCTCCAAATTTCTCCAACTCTCTTACTAGAATTCAGAAGAAATAGCAATTGAAGAAAAGTGAAAAGTCGTCGAGAGAAACAAACAAAAGCAAATCTGCTGGCTTAAGTATGAAATATCAAACATTATTCGCCAAATATGCTTTGACAGAGCATAATGAATGAAATTTACCATGACGCATACGCccttcaaaaacagactcttccaCAGAACTCGTCCCAGTACATGTTGTAAGCAGTGCCATTAATTGAGGTTGCAGGTCTGTAGGAAACTGAGGAAAAGGTCCAGTTCTAACATCAAAACCTCGTAAGCTGCTCTTTGAAGGCACTGCTGAAATCTGGCAAGATGATGATTTAGAAACTAACAAGACAAGAAATTCAGGAGAAGAATGAAGAAAACCACTTCAGAACTGATAAGTGATGTGCCCAAATATACTGTCCCTCCATTACTCAAAGGAAAACACAAAAGGCAAACACAAATCTTCAGATATGCCTCTAAATCCATGAATTGTGTTTATGCGGTATCCATCAGAAAATCAGCCCAATTTCTAAAGAAAATAGGCAAACAGAAAAAGCATAATAAACATGACATGTACGTACCTCAAAGCCGTTTGATTTGCTTTGCCTAATTCTGCAACCAGCAGCTGACAGCTTTTCAACTAGAGATGATACATGGAGAGGAATGACTGGTGACATTGAGAAGCATGAGCGAGTAATAGCTGCAGCAATCATATATGTACCAGCTTCGATGCGGTCAGGTATAACGGTATGCTCAGAACCATGCAACCTTTTTTTACCATTGATAACAAGCGTGCTACTCCCTGCACCTTCAACACTAGCTCCACTAGCATTTAAGAATTCAGCAAGATCAACCACCTCAGGCTCCTACGGCAAAAATGATATGATTACTCAGTACAACTATTCCAAAATCTCACAACCAAAACAATAACTAGTTAAACTGTTTTCCATCGGAGCATACTTTGGCAACATTTGATAGTACGGTCTTTCCATCAGCCAATGAAGCAGCCATCATGAGAGTTTCAGTTGCACCAACACTAGGATAACCTAGAAGAAAATTTCCTCCAACTAGCCGTCTTCCATTTGCAGCATGTGCACAAACTTTTCCATTCCTGTAAATGTTAGTTGCTCACATAGGTTAATAGTTGACTCTTTGGTGATGCGTTAATGGTCACTCCGGATTAAGAGACATAAGAAAGCACCAAAAAATAAGCCGTATTTGCCAGGGgattttaaagaaaaaacttaaaatttgaaaaattccTGGAGTAACATGTTAATCCTATCGGCAATTGTGAAGTGTACCAAGACTATAAGGCCTTTTGGTAAGGTTAACCACATATTATCCTTAGTACTCATCTACAAAGTAACTACAAAGTCGACAATGGTATATATTAAATCCCGCCGTTGGTCTTCTAGTTGAACTTATGGGTCACAGAAGTAAACTCCTGGCATTTACACTATATATCAGAAAACtgacaaaaaaaaatgttgtcaCCCATAACAAACATACAAGATTTCTTTAATTTCAGCAACTATTGCATAAGCACCTTAATCAGACCTTACTAGAACCAGAGTTATCAAACAATAATTTTCAATTGATTTACAAATTAACCCAATCAGCAATCTGCATTTCACATAAATCTTCAACCAAAAACCTTATATAAGTTTGAGATATAAACTTACTTCACCTCAACAACAGCACCAAGAGATCGAAGCCCTTGAATATACAAATCAATAGGTCGAGCACCAATATCACAACCACCAGGAAGTGCAACTACTGCTTCTCCAAACCTGGCAAGAATAGGACCCAAAACAAAAAACCCACCTCGAATCTTACTAACTAAATCCGAACAAGGTTCAAAACAAGAAACTCCATCTGTATCAACGATCACTTCCCCATTGCTTAGAACTTCAATCCTAACACCTAGAGAACGTAAAACTGACATCATTGTTGTAATGTCAGATAAGTTAGGGATTTTATGAAGCTTTGAAGGACCAGAACAACATAAAGTTCCTGCAAGAATTGGtaatgctgagttctttgaaccaCTAATGTTTACATGACCTGATAGTGTGGTTCCCCCAACAATAACTAGTTTCTCTTCTGGAAATGGAGTTTGTTCAGGAGATGTTTGTAATGTTGAAATTTGACAAACTGGGTGAGTCTTTCTGAGGAAATTAGTAGTGGGTTTTTTGTGAATTGATTTATTAATCCAAGGTTGGAAAATGGAAGCCATGATTCAGTCTAGATTTAGAATCGTTTTATCGTAAGTTGACCGAAATTGGGTCGTTTCTTCCTAGTGGTGAACTCATTTTGTTGTTATGAGAATAAACTCGAGTGTCTCTCTATGAGTCGAAAAGGTGCTCAACTGCTGACTGATTGTTAAGATTTGTTATCATCTGTTATAAAGGTTGTTTGTTTTTTCTAACAGGGTGTTAGTCcccaagggagttgggggagttgggtgtagttgggttttttcctgttagttgtgggggagttcaaaggagtctctcgaaatctctgttagtcgtgggagaatttagaagagtctcccaaattccctagaaaaccctgttagtcgtgggagagtttgaaagaaactctcaaactccctgttagtcgttaaaattagaatgctagggagttggtgtttttgggggagttctggggagttctagagagtttatagtgtattttttcctcactccaaatctctcaaaaaagtagagatttctggaaagtctctcaaactcctcacactcaaaacaccaaactctctcaaactccgcacactctcttacactccctcaaaatccccaagattcaaaatacgttaaactcccccaaactcactcgtggactaaccccctgtaagttGTTGATTTGGGAAGAAAAGAGAGGGAAAGAAAATAGATCGAGAAAGATAGCAAAATATTTTGGCACATGTCCCGAAACAGTATAAATGTGTTACGGGGACTTTGTCCAAGGCTCTGAGGTATCTCAAGCAGATCCGTGTTGGGCCGCCACGAAGAAACCAGTAtttgagagaaaaaaaatagaaccctgttttggggactactcaaaaatggtgggggactactctccattttttgggtggatattagaACTAATAATGAGTCATCCCTTATCTAATATTTTTTAATATCAAACTTGCCCTTGGTAATtaaattagtgtaatgattagtgaattAATTAATGATTAGGGAGATTAGATTAATaagttattttttttcaaaagaagaactattgagagggagaagaagaagatgaagatgataaagaagatgagggttttggaagaataaaagttaagatctttttctttaagagccacaacaagagtatgatgttttgggtactcacgaatacttcaaatttagttaatggtgcttgaattgacgaaaacattcctaaaaatgaaaaatttacaaattgatttccaTTTGGTTAAAAAAGTTCGGCTACAAAATCTGAGGAataggtagccgaactcatctgcatgtgtagttcggctaatatttctgaaaacgcaggtagccgaactcagctttaatggagttttttctttcagagaaaagttcggttaggagaagaaaattgcgacgtaaccgaactaggaGTTCGTCTAGGAAAAAAATTACGACGTAACCAAACTTAATATGCaggtttttcagagaaaagttcggttaggagaaaaaaattgcaatgtaaccgaactttttgcgacgtaaccgaacaatAAGTTCGGCTTGGACATTTTTTTTCGACGTAACTGAATTTTTCTCTGAAaacaaaaacctccattaaagttgagttcggctagttcgacaaaaaatttcacataattcatagccgaacttctctctgtaacttccattttcaactcattttgatgattacttctcattttttcaatgGAAAACGAATGAAAAataatgggtttgttataattttgattttgattttgttttgttaatgatttaaaattaagctatatatagaggtgacgatggtggtgatttgaggtggtcggtggtggtggtggtcggtggtggtaggtggtggttggtggtggtgagcggtggtggtgatggggggaggtggttatatatataggtggtggtgatgggaggaggtgattatatatatataggtgaacggtaggttagtcatttctacactttaggacaccccttataagtatagggcgGACATTCCTATCACAAAATAGTTCgccaccatttttgagtagtccccaaaaaacggTTCAAAAAATAGGCATGCTGATTCCGGGGCTTCATCCATGATCAGAAGCCCCAGGATCCTAATGGGTATCCTAAAGGTACAGTAAATGTCTAAGTAGAAGCCCCATGATCCTAATGGGTGTCCTAAAAGTATAGTAAATGTCTAAGTTACTTAGTTACTCTATTATCaatgagggaggatccatggacactcttagatggacattaTTATACATGATTTATGTCATTTCACTATAAAAACCCACGCGATGatgaatttaaatctaatatttcgaTGATACGTTCCTcttaagactctacattcctaccataAATGAGCACAATTCGAGATACCAAACCTCGccatctaccgatcttaattgTAACCGTTAACTTTAAACGGttgatattcaaaggggtagatggtgGTATTACACGTCTCGAATTGTGCTCATTTCTTGTAGGAATGTAGAATCTCATAAGAGGAACGTATCAGCTAAATTTTagattaaattcattgtcgtttgagttTTGCGGAGAAAATGAGGCAATTCATGTATGAtagtgtccatctaagagtgtccacggATCCTCCCTCATTATCAATTAGacttaaataataattaaaaaaaaactcttcaattctaatcatcaacaaaaacccaaaatcaatcatcatcaacaacaattcaaaATCAATCGTCATTAACAACCCTTCCACCAgtcaaacctaaaaaagaaaagcgGAACTAATTCTAATCAATAACCTTAAATCAATCTATTGCAAATGAGATCGAATATCTTCTCAACCAAGTTCGAAAAAATCGATTCTACAAGCAGTTATGGTTGGCTTTTTGGTTTTCAGAAGCCAATCGTAAAATTCTCTGATAAGCATAAAAAATCAATCTTTCCACGTACTCTCAAGATCATGAGGTATGTAAATTTGATTTATCTTACATTAAGGATTCACCCACCTTAATTTCTTACTGAAATCACTCGTTTTGGTTGGGTGAATCAAAATGTAAGATCTGAAGGAAAACTATTTTTTCCTTCTACAACCGTAACGAGTTTCAGTTGGATTTAATGGTTTACTATTGTTTAGTGAGTTATGGTTGGGTTCACTGAGTGAGggttggttttgaaaaaaaaaataaaaaaaaaaatcgtaacttTTTTACAGTTGAATTCTACGAACTAAAATTCCAATTATAACTAGTTTATGATTCAGTTTTCCCCAACTtttaccagttacggttggaagTTCATCATTATTTAACCATAAATACTTTTTACAATTGGTTTCGAGAGAAAAGGCCAACTGTAAAATGCTTTGATAAGCTTAGAAAATCAATCTTTCTATGTACTCTCAAGATCATGAGGTATGTAAATTTGATTTCTCTTACATTAACGACTCATCCACCTTAATTTCTTACtgaaatcactcattttggttgggTGAATCAAAATGTAGGGTCTGAAAGAAAGTTATCTTTTCCATCTACAACCGTAACGAGTTTGGTTGGATTTAATGAGTTATGTTGGTTTAATGAGTTATAGTTGGCTTTACTGAGTTACGGTTGGctttgaaaaacaaacaaaacaaaaatcttaACTTTTTACGGTTGGATTCTACGAATTAAAatttcaaccataactagtttatgATTCAGTTTTCCCCAACTtttaccagttacggttggaagTTCATCATTATATAACTGTAAATACTTCTTACGGTTGGTTCCGAGAAAAAAGGCCAACGTAAAATGCTCTAATAAGCTTAAAAAAACAATCTTTCTACGTACTCTCAAGATCATGAGATATGTAAATTTGATTTCTCTTACATTAAGGACTCACCCACCTTAATTTCTTACTGAAATCATTCGTTTTGATTGGGTGAATCAAAATTTAGGGTCtgaaagaaaattattttttccTTCTACTTCTCTTCCcttcaaaagaaaaactaaaacactaacttttattttaaaataaaacaaaacaaaaccattAATCTAATTAATACTTTATTAGTTAATCTAGTTacataattaacactaataaaataagggatattTAGTTAATATATTTTAGTTAAGGGGTTTTGAATTACTAGTTGATGACCCGATTGGAATCAGATCTTATTATGCAATCCCCTCTATTGGAATCAGTAACCCTTACAAGAggtttcaacaaaaaaaagaaaaaaaatctttgtaGCTGTGGATAGTCGCGGAAACAAAAATGTGGAACAAATGAGCAAAATCAAGGAAGTACGGAACATTGGAAACCAACTCGAcaacaacaaaataattatatTAAAAGCATAGCCTTTTATAAATTACATTATAACAAATAAATATGATATAGTAGTATGCAATAACCATTTCTATAAATTGCAAAATTTAATTTTAATCATCTTATTATGTTTCCTCTATAATAAGATTACCTCAGAAGTGTCGCGTTCATAGAAGATTACCTCGGAATGGAAAAACACAAGAGTCCAGCAATAAAAGAATTATGGAGAGTGGCAGCTCTTGTAACTTTGAGAGAGATATGGTTCTTAAGAAATAAAATTgtctatgaagaagaaaaaccaaaTCTGAATGCTCTTAAACAGAGGATAATTCAGTTTACAAGAGAATGTGACAGGAAATATGTGGAACTCACCTTATGATCTACAAGTTCTGAAGTACTTTGATTTGAAATGTAGAAGAGTGAAGACAGTAAGGATAACTGAGATTTACTTCCATCTCCCTAAACCTCCATTTATCCTCATATGATGTGATGGAGCCTCAAGAGGAAATCCAGGTGAAGCAGGTATGGTTTTATTTGCAGAATGGGCAATGGAGAATACACGTATGCTATGTCTGGAGGTTTAGGAATTGCTAAAAAATTTATGGCAGAAATCTTTGCCATATTATGTGCTGGAGAATGAGTAATAAACAACAATCTATTTAATGTTTGCTTTCAAACAGATTCTAAAGCAGCAACTACATCTTTTCAGAATGGAGAAGTACCATGGTGGGATTGTACAAGATGGAACAGAATTAAAAGTGCTCTCCAAAACTGGTGTTTTATTTATGGATACAGGGAGATTAACTTCTCAGCTGACCTAATGGCAAAGAAAGGAGCAGGACAAACCAAGGGAGAAAAGAGAAGCTATATTACAAGACCCGAGTTCATAAAAACAATGGAAGAACCAGATAAGCCATATTATAGATTTGGCTAAAGTGGCACTCTCCTATGAACTAAAATAGTTTAAAAGTCATATcctatctttctttctttttttttttttgacacggtTATCCTATCTTGTTGAAGGTTGTTTTTGGGCATACATGAATCTTATTAGGCATAcctaataaagacaaaaaaaaggatgtgaaataacaaaatcagaagcccccttaaccaattttttttaatggcaaatctgctcttttaggattagtgttaatactaatgattagttaaaataattctgattaatgattagtgattagttttaagatt
The nucleotide sequence above comes from Papaver somniferum cultivar HN1 chromosome 8, ASM357369v1, whole genome shotgun sequence. Encoded proteins:
- the LOC113302238 gene encoding olee1-like protein: MAEFFRSLSTAAIAFLLLFFFSSHFVKYSCAEKYLFVQGKVYCDTCRAAFETELTEYIDGAMVKLECRDIEGGHITYSLEGVTNSTGVYRLPVQGDHAEEICEVFLVKSPLPDCSEILKGGASARVQITSDDGVADNTRYVNSLGFLKTKAIDGCVNTLLEMDLPPEAMVPESTKN
- the LOC113302237 gene encoding uncharacterized protein LOC113302237 — translated: MASIFQPWINKSIHKKPTTNFLRKTHPVCQISTLQTSPEQTPFPEEKLVIVGGTTLSGHVNISGSKNSALPILAGTLCCSGPSKLHKIPNLSDITTMMSVLRSLGVRIEVLSNGEVIVDTDGVSCFEPCSDLVSKIRGGFFVLGPILARFGEAVVALPGGCDIGARPIDLYIQGLRSLGAVVEVKNGKVCAHAANGRRLVGGNFLLGYPSVGATETLMMAASLADGKTVLSNVAKEPEVVDLAEFLNASGASVEGAGSSTLVINGKKRLHGSEHTVIPDRIEAGTYMIAAAITRSCFSMSPVIPLHVSSLVEKLSAAGCRIRQSKSNGFEISAVPSKSSLRGFDVRTGPFPQFPTDLQPQLMALLTTCTGTSSVEESVFEGRMRHVRELEKFGARIQVCGSTALIYGKERGSTLYGSRVTATDLRCGASLVLAGMAAEGITEVEGVIHIDRGYEDLEMKLNGLGARISRQNVLIPSAVA